The Gemmatimonas sp. UBA7669 genome segment CGTCATCTCGCCCGCCTCAACCGCCTCGATGCACACCGACTCCAGCGTCTCGGCAAACTTCACGACGTCGGGCGTACCATCGAGCTTGCCGCGATGCATGAGGCCACGCGTCCACGCGAAGATGCTGGCGATGGGATTGGTGGACGTCTGGCGGCCCTTCTGGTGCTCGCGGTAGTGACGCGTGACCGTGCCGTGGGCCGCCTCGGCTTCCATGGTCTTGCCGTCGGGCGTGAGCAGCACGGAGGTCATGAGGCCAAGTGAACCAAAGCCCTGCGCCACGATGTCCGACTGCACGTCGCCGTCGTAGTTCTTGCAGGCCCACACGTAGCCACCTTCCCACTTGAGAGCCGAGGCCACCATGTCGTCGATGAGGCGGTGCTCGTAGGTGATGCCGGCCTTCTCGAAGTCCGCCTTGAACTCGGCGTTGAACACCTCTTCGAACAGATCCTTGAACTGGCCGTCGTAGGCCTTGAGGATGGTGTTCTTGGTGCTCAGGTACACCGGGTAATTGCGCTGCAGCCCATAGCGGAAGCTGGCGCGCGCAAAGTCGCGGATGGAGTCGTTGAAGTTGTACATGCCCATGGCCACGCCGCCGTCCTGTCCGAACTTGGCGACTTCGAACTGCATGGGCTCGCTGCCGTCAGCCGGCGTGTAGGTAATGGTCACCGTACCCGGGCCGTTTACCTTGAAATCCGTGGCCTTGTACTGATCACCGTGCGCATGACGGCCCACCACAATGGGCTTGGTCCAGTGCGGCACGAGGCGCGGAATGTTCGAAATGATGATGGGTTCGCGGAAGATCACGCCGCCCAGGATGTTGCGAATGGTGCCGTTGGGGCTCTTCCACATCTTCTTGAGCCCGAACTCCTTCACGCGCGCTTCGTCAGGCGTGATGGTGGCACACTTCACCGCCACACCGTGCTTCTTCGTGGCTTCGGCCGAGTCGATCGTGACCTGGTCGTTGGTGGCGTCGCGGTGCTCGATGCCCAGATCGTAGTAGTCGAGCTGGATGTCGAGATACGGCAGAATCAGCTTGTCCTTGATGAACTGCCAGATGATGCGCGTCATCTCGTCGCCGTCCATCTCGACGACGGGGTTCACAACCTTGATCTTGGCCATGCGGAAGAGTGCCGGGTGTGCGAAGGAGTGCGAGAGGGGGTGGGCCGCTACGGGCGCACCGGGACCGCCTGCAAGATGGACCGCGTACCGCGCAGGGACCAGTGCGGTCCCGGCGCTGGCGCTACTCGGGGGCTGGAGCGCCCGCTGAAGCGCCCGCCGAAGCGTCCTGCTCTTCGAACACCCCGACCTGCCGATTCTTGGTCACGTTGCCGGCCGTGAAGTACCGGCCGTTCATGGCCAGGTACACGCCAGGCGGCAGGGTCTGCACGAAACTCAGGGCGCTGCCGAGGTTGAACAGCCCATCAGAACTGCCGAAGGCGTAGGGCACCATGGCCCCCGTCAGCACAATGGTTTTGCCAAGCGACGCCGCCTCGAGCACCCGGGCCGTGTCCACCATGGTGTCCGTGCCGTGCGTAATGACGAGTCGTGACTCGGCGGCATCCCGGCAGGCCTGCACGATGCGCTGCCGATGCGCGTCCTTCATGTCGAGCGAGTCGATCATCATGAGCACATCCACCGTCACGTCGAGCATGCAGCGTCCACGACGCAGCATCTCCGGCAGATGGGTCGTGTTGAAATGCAGCTGACCCGTGAGTTCGTCGTATTCCTTGTCGAAGGTGCCACCGGTGACGAGGACGCGTACGCTCATGTGGGGGCTCCCGGTTCGTTGCGCCGTGCTTCTCGTGCCGCCTTGCGTGCCTTGGCCGCCGCGCGGCGCGCCTTTTCTGCCGCTTTCTTTGCTGCATCCTGCTCAATCACCGCAAGTGCAGCCTCGCGTTCGGCGATGCGCGCTTCACGGACCTGCCATTCGGCACGATCGCGCGCCTCGGCCTCGCGTGTGCGACGCAGGCTTTCCGCTTCGCGCCAATTGGCCACCTTGGCGTGATCGCCACCCAACAACACTTCGGGTACATGATACCCGCGGAATTCCGCCGGCCGCGTATAGCTGGGCGCAGAGATGCCGCGATCGAAAAACGAATCGGTGCGCGCGCTGTCGAGATCACTCATGGCTCCCGGCAGCAAACGCACTGTGGCATCCACGATGGCCAGTGCCGCGGGCTCCCCACCACTCAGCACGAAGTCGCCGAGCGAGAGTTCCTCGGTGGCGAGATGCGAGGCCACGCGCTCGTCGATGTCCTTGTAATGCCCGCAGAGCAAGGTGAGCTCGCGGCCCTCGGCAAAACGCATGGCATCGGCGTGGGCGAAGCGACGGCCGCGCGGCGACAGCAACACAATGGGCGATGTGGCGCCCAACGATTCCACAGCCTCGAAGAACGGCCCCGGTCGCATGACCATGCCCGGTCCACCGCCAAACGGGTAGTCGTCCACGCTGCGGTGCCGGTCGTGCGCGAAATCACGCAAGTCCACGAGGTTGTAGCGCACACCACCCGCCTCAGCGGCGCGGGCCGGAATGGACAGGCCCAGCGGTCCGCGAAAGAACTCGGGGAAGATGGTGACGATGTTGATGGTCAGCATGACAGGCAGGACCCGGCGGTACGACCAGTGGTCGCGCCGCCCTCAGTCGAAGAGACCGTCGAGTGGCGCGAGGGTGATGATGCGCGCCTCGTCGTCGATGTCGCGCACGAGGTCATCGTGCCAAGGCACGAGCGGGCGACCGGTGGCGGTTTCGACCTCGAGAATGTAGCCCTGCGGTGCGTCGTACACGTCGCGCACCTGCCCCACGGGTCCGCGGCCCTCGACATGTACCTGCATGCCGATCAGATCGCCGATGTAGATCTCGCCCTCATCGAGCGGCGGCAGCACGTCGGCGTCAGCCAGCAAATAACGCCCGCGCCAACTGTCGGCCACGTCGCGATCGCTGAGTTCGCGGACGCGCACGAGCCATTCCTTGTTCATTGGCCGTCCGTCTTCCACATGCAGCGCCTGTGGCTGGCCGTCGGGCTGCACGAGATTGCCCTCGCGGTCCCCCGCAAAAAGCACGGCGCCGGACGCGAAAACCACGTCCGGCGCATCGTTCAGGCTTTCGACGGCCCAGGCGCCGCGCACACCATGCGCGCGACGCACCCGGCCGACGATGATGTACTCGCCCAGCTCAGGCCTCGCCGGACGGCAGGGCCACGGCCGCGGCGGACAGCTTGGCCGCAAGACGGGCCTCG includes the following:
- the trmD gene encoding tRNA (guanosine(37)-N1)-methyltransferase TrmD: MLTINIVTIFPEFFRGPLGLSIPARAAEAGGVRYNLVDLRDFAHDRHRSVDDYPFGGGPGMVMRPGPFFEAVESLGATSPIVLLSPRGRRFAHADAMRFAEGRELTLLCGHYKDIDERVASHLATEELSLGDFVLSGGEPAALAIVDATVRLLPGAMSDLDSARTDSFFDRGISAPSYTRPAEFRGYHVPEVLLGGDHAKVANWREAESLRRTREAEARDRAEWQVREARIAEREAALAVIEQDAAKKAAEKARRAAAKARKAAREARRNEPGAPT
- a CDS encoding NADP-dependent isocitrate dehydrogenase, which translates into the protein MAKIKVVNPVVEMDGDEMTRIIWQFIKDKLILPYLDIQLDYYDLGIEHRDATNDQVTIDSAEATKKHGVAVKCATITPDEARVKEFGLKKMWKSPNGTIRNILGGVIFREPIIISNIPRLVPHWTKPIVVGRHAHGDQYKATDFKVNGPGTVTITYTPADGSEPMQFEVAKFGQDGGVAMGMYNFNDSIRDFARASFRYGLQRNYPVYLSTKNTILKAYDGQFKDLFEEVFNAEFKADFEKAGITYEHRLIDDMVASALKWEGGYVWACKNYDGDVQSDIVAQGFGSLGLMTSVLLTPDGKTMEAEAAHGTVTRHYREHQKGRQTSTNPIASIFAWTRGLMHRGKLDGTPDVVKFAETLESVCIEAVEAGEMTKDLALLISKDTPYLNTEAFLDAIDRRLQAKMA
- the rimM gene encoding ribosome maturation factor RimM (Essential for efficient processing of 16S rRNA), producing MRPSCPPRPWPCRPARPELGEYIIVGRVRRAHGVRGAWAVESLNDAPDVVFASGAVLFAGDREGNLVQPDGQPQALHVEDGRPMNKEWLVRVRELSDRDVADSWRGRYLLADADVLPPLDEGEIYIGDLIGMQVHVEGRGPVGQVRDVYDAPQGYILEVETATGRPLVPWHDDLVRDIDDEARIITLAPLDGLFD
- a CDS encoding asparaginase domain-containing protein, whose product is MSVRVLVTGGTFDKEYDELTGQLHFNTTHLPEMLRRGRCMLDVTVDVLMMIDSLDMKDAHRQRIVQACRDAAESRLVITHGTDTMVDTARVLEAASLGKTIVLTGAMVPYAFGSSDGLFNLGSALSFVQTLPPGVYLAMNGRYFTAGNVTKNRQVGVFEEQDASAGASAGAPAPE